A segment of the Haemorhous mexicanus isolate bHaeMex1 chromosome 3, bHaeMex1.pri, whole genome shotgun sequence genome:
TTCCTAAAAACAGCAACGCGACATGAAAAGCAGTGATAATGTACATTTATAAATTCAACCAGAagtatcaaaagaaaaatagtttcaTTTTAAGGCAAAACTGTAACTGCACTGAGGATGTGTTGcaactgctctgctgcttttagAGTCAGAACTGTTTCCAAGCACATAGGCCCTTACGTAACTACACCAACCTCTTTGTGGACATGTGAGATAGCAGTAGCAAGTTCTAAGCCATCTAGCAAATTATTGCCATCATAATCATGCATTTTGAAGTAATGGAGCTGCAACTCTTGTGGAGACATCTCAGATTCTGGTTTCTCGATAACACCTTCCAGGTGTTCCATGATGTGtctaagaaaaacaaaacccaca
Coding sequences within it:
- the MCFD2 gene encoding multiple coagulation factor deficiency protein 2 isoform X2 — translated: MEHLEGVIEKPESEMSPQELQLHYFKMHDYDGNNLLDGLELATAISHVHKEEGGEHTQAMKEEELISLIDDVLRDDDKNNDGYIDYAEFAKSLE